The following are encoded together in the Deinococcus soli (ex Cha et al. 2016) genome:
- a CDS encoding DIP1984 family protein, producing MKLAEALITRADLQKRAAQLEERLVKNLLVQEGEAPAEDPQALLREFMEVTAQLEALLPRIHRANLGATLPGGETITDALTRRDLLDLRLKVLRRAAATASERPTRYSNSEVRILSALPARDLQAQVDTLAKARRELDTQLQQANWLTDLPG from the coding sequence ATGAAACTCGCCGAGGCCCTGATCACCCGCGCCGACCTCCAGAAACGCGCCGCGCAGCTCGAGGAACGCCTCGTGAAGAACCTCCTCGTGCAGGAGGGCGAGGCGCCCGCCGAGGACCCCCAGGCGCTGCTGCGCGAGTTCATGGAGGTCACCGCGCAGCTGGAGGCCCTCCTGCCACGCATCCACCGCGCGAACCTCGGCGCCACGCTGCCCGGCGGGGAGACCATCACGGACGCCCTGACCCGCCGCGACCTGCTCGACCTTCGCCTGAAGGTCCTGCGCCGTGCCGCCGCCACCGCGAGCGAACGCCCCACCCGCTACAGCAACAGCGAGGTCCGCATCCTCTCCGCGCTGCCCGCCCGCGACCTGCAGGCGCAGGTGGATACCCTGGCCAAGGCGCGGCGCGAACTGGACACGCAGCTACAACAGGCCAACTGGTTGACGGACCTGCCCGGGTAG
- a CDS encoding endonuclease MutS2: MSFDARALSALDFPRVLSALAERSATTLGAERARALRPSDDARRIARELDEVEDALFGVSLSLGGIQDIRDLHARAGEGRVLAGQELLNAAYSLDGAMTVKRAINANSRGPLRELAVDLGDHSELVRRVLSALDRDGGVRDDASPRLRDLRKRIEPLRGRIRERLAATLDKWADVLQEHIVTIRRDRYVLPVQASRVGQVQGIIVDASATGQTYFVEPAAVTQLNNELTRLILDEEAEVRRILTELSGLLASDAAVPMTLAVIGELDLIAAKARLARDWRLNRPEQVEGGSYDLREVRHPLIENPVANDLALGETKLLLITGPNMGGKTATIKTLGLAVLMHQCGMYVAAASARLPVVRDVLVDIGDEQSIEASLSTFASHLKHLRYVLRHAAPDTLVLVDELGSGTDPNEGAALAQALIECLLTQDARGVITSHLSPLKLFALETPGLKNASMGFDVDTLAPTYALQVGQPGRSFALAIAQRMGLPADVLGRAEDLLGPDAGLMERMLEGLERERADLRAQLDATAAARRDAEAELGRVRAERETLEARRNEMLAEASQKAESLYADAVERVRTLRARAQEDSARPRVMQELRELRVAAQKTRPAPAPREDRGDPIRVGSSVDVPAYNASGQVLELRGDDLVVQLGVMKVGVKRRDVRLKQEPKPQAPKTRGPRFTGTAPTASLKELQLRGMGVEEAVEELRTAILEAHALKETPLRVVHGKGQGVLRRLLREYLKNDKKVESFHDAEPNQGGHGVTIVNIRR, translated from the coding sequence ATGTCCTTCGATGCCCGCGCCCTGTCCGCCCTTGATTTTCCCCGCGTCCTGTCTGCCCTGGCGGAGCGGAGTGCCACGACGCTGGGCGCCGAGCGTGCGCGGGCCCTGCGCCCGTCGGATGACGCGAGGCGGATCGCGCGGGAACTGGACGAGGTCGAGGACGCGCTGTTCGGCGTGAGCCTCAGCCTGGGCGGCATTCAGGACATCCGTGACCTGCATGCCCGCGCGGGCGAGGGCCGCGTGCTGGCCGGGCAGGAACTGCTGAACGCGGCGTACTCGCTGGACGGCGCGATGACCGTGAAGCGCGCCATCAACGCGAATTCACGCGGACCGCTGCGGGAACTCGCGGTGGACCTGGGGGATCACAGTGAACTGGTGCGGCGGGTCCTGTCCGCCCTGGACCGTGACGGGGGCGTGCGCGACGACGCCAGTCCGCGCCTGCGGGATCTGCGCAAGCGCATCGAGCCGCTGCGGGGGCGCATCCGTGAGCGGCTGGCGGCGACGCTGGACAAGTGGGCGGACGTGCTGCAGGAGCACATCGTCACGATCCGCCGCGACCGCTACGTGCTGCCGGTGCAGGCCAGCCGGGTGGGGCAGGTGCAGGGCATCATCGTGGACGCGTCCGCGACCGGGCAGACGTACTTCGTGGAACCGGCGGCGGTCACGCAGCTGAACAACGAACTGACCCGCCTGATCCTCGACGAGGAGGCCGAGGTCCGGCGCATCCTGACGGAACTGTCGGGCCTGCTCGCCTCCGACGCGGCGGTGCCCATGACGCTGGCCGTGATCGGCGAGCTGGACCTGATCGCCGCGAAGGCGCGGCTGGCCCGCGACTGGCGCCTGAACCGCCCCGAGCAGGTGGAAGGCGGCTCGTACGACCTGCGTGAGGTGCGCCACCCGCTGATCGAGAACCCGGTCGCGAACGACCTCGCGCTGGGTGAGACGAAACTGCTGCTGATCACCGGTCCGAACATGGGCGGCAAGACCGCCACCATCAAGACGCTGGGCCTCGCAGTGCTGATGCACCAGTGCGGGATGTACGTCGCGGCGGCCAGTGCGCGGCTGCCGGTCGTGCGCGACGTGCTGGTGGACATCGGGGACGAGCAGAGCATTGAGGCGAGCCTGTCCACCTTCGCGTCTCACCTCAAGCACCTGCGCTACGTGCTGCGCCACGCCGCGCCGGACACGCTGGTCCTCGTGGACGAGCTGGGCAGCGGCACCGACCCGAACGAGGGCGCCGCGCTCGCCCAGGCGCTGATCGAGTGCCTCCTCACGCAGGACGCCCGGGGCGTGATCACCTCGCACCTCTCGCCCCTGAAGCTGTTCGCGCTGGAAACGCCGGGGCTGAAGAACGCCAGCATGGGCTTCGACGTGGACACCCTGGCCCCCACGTACGCCCTGCAGGTGGGGCAGCCGGGGCGGTCGTTCGCGCTGGCCATCGCGCAGCGCATGGGCCTCCCGGCGGACGTGCTGGGCCGCGCCGAGGACCTCCTGGGTCCCGACGCGGGCCTGATGGAACGCATGCTGGAGGGCCTGGAACGCGAACGGGCCGACCTGCGCGCCCAGCTGGACGCCACGGCGGCCGCCCGGCGCGACGCCGAGGCCGAACTGGGCCGCGTCCGCGCCGAGCGCGAAACCCTGGAGGCCCGCCGCAACGAGATGCTCGCCGAGGCCAGCCAGAAGGCCGAGTCGCTGTACGCCGACGCCGTCGAGCGCGTCCGCACGCTGCGGGCCCGCGCGCAGGAGGACAGCGCCCGTCCGCGCGTCATGCAGGAACTGCGCGAGCTGCGCGTCGCCGCGCAGAAGACCCGCCCCGCCCCCGCCCCGCGCGAGGACCGTGGCGACCCCATCCGGGTGGGCAGCAGCGTGGACGTCCCCGCGTACAACGCCAGCGGGCAGGTCCTGGAACTGCGTGGCGACGATCTGGTCGTGCAGCTGGGCGTCATGAAGGTCGGCGTGAAGCGCCGCGACGTGCGCCTCAAGCAGGAACCCAAGCCGCAGGCGCCCAAGACGCGCGGCCCGCGCTTCACCGGCACGGCCCCCACCGCGTCCCTCAAGGAACTCCAGCTGCGCGGCATGGGCGTCGAGGAGGCCGTCGAGGAACTCCGCACCGCCATCCTCGAAGCGCACGCGCTGAAGGAGACCCCGCTGCGCGTCGTGCACGGCAAGGGCCAGGGCGTCCTGCGGCGCCTGCTGCGCGAGTACCTGAAGAACGACAAGAAGGTCGAGTCCTTCCACGACGCCGAGCCCAACCAGGGCGGGCACGGCGTGACCATCGTGAACATCCGCCGCTGA
- a CDS encoding MFS transporter, whose protein sequence is MTTARPAAPPPLSWTLLAVGVAAFFTLGLIQAMYGPAFGLFQARFGVSTASVGVIASAHFLGSAVAPPLMGLLLRRVSVRAGVSWSLLLLALGVTGVVFAPAWPLAVASAFLGGFGLGGVSACLNAAYASVGARAVNLVNAVFGVGSMLAPLLVVGLGRADGTPGGLAGPFLTVAALCAVTFAVGRVWGVPGIHAPARAADAPAPARPVVQAALFAALIVCYVGLEAGYGAWASRYLTELGLPGAALTLSAFWAALTVGRVLTGVFAGRVGAPRVVLSCGAALVALALAMRVPALAPLAVILSGLALAPVFGTTLAWLSQVLSARLVPLLLVAGSLGGVLSPWLLGQAFARFGAGAVPVTLAVLAALMLLFTALARRGARAAA, encoded by the coding sequence GTGACGACTGCCCGCCCCGCCGCTCCGCCGCCGCTCTCGTGGACGCTGCTGGCGGTGGGTGTGGCGGCGTTCTTCACGCTGGGCCTGATCCAGGCGATGTACGGCCCGGCGTTCGGGCTGTTCCAGGCGCGCTTCGGCGTGAGTACCGCGTCGGTGGGCGTGATCGCCAGCGCGCACTTCCTGGGGTCGGCGGTCGCGCCGCCGCTGATGGGGCTGCTGCTGCGCCGCGTGAGCGTGCGGGCCGGGGTGTCCTGGAGTCTGCTGCTGCTGGCGCTGGGCGTGACGGGCGTGGTGTTCGCGCCCGCGTGGCCGCTGGCGGTCGCGTCGGCGTTCCTGGGCGGCTTCGGGCTGGGCGGCGTGAGCGCCTGCCTGAACGCCGCGTACGCGAGCGTGGGAGCGCGCGCCGTGAACCTCGTGAACGCGGTGTTCGGGGTGGGCAGCATGCTCGCCCCGCTGCTGGTGGTGGGCCTGGGCCGCGCGGACGGCACGCCGGGCGGACTGGCCGGGCCGTTCCTGACGGTCGCGGCCCTGTGCGCGGTGACGTTCGCGGTGGGGCGCGTGTGGGGCGTGCCGGGCATCCACGCGCCGGCGCGCGCGGCGGACGCCCCCGCCCCGGCGCGGCCGGTGGTGCAGGCGGCGCTGTTCGCGGCGCTGATCGTGTGTTACGTGGGCCTGGAGGCCGGGTACGGCGCGTGGGCGTCACGGTACCTGACGGAACTGGGACTGCCCGGCGCGGCCCTGACCCTGAGTGCCTTCTGGGCGGCGCTGACGGTGGGGCGCGTCCTGACCGGCGTGTTCGCGGGCCGGGTGGGCGCGCCGCGCGTGGTGCTGAGCTGCGGCGCGGCGCTGGTGGCGCTGGCGCTGGCCATGCGGGTGCCTGCGCTGGCGCCGCTGGCCGTGATCCTGTCCGGGCTGGCCCTGGCCCCGGTGTTCGGCACGACCCTAGCGTGGCTGTCGCAGGTGCTCAGCGCGCGGCTGGTGCCGCTGCTGCTGGTGGCCGGCTCGCTGGGCGGGGTGCTCTCGCCGTGGCTGCTGGGGCAGGCGTTCGCGCGCTTCGGGGCGGGGGCGGTGCCCGTGACGCTCGCGGTCCTCGCGGCGCTGATGCTGCTGTTTACGGCGCTGGCACGGCGTGGCGCGCGCGCGGCGGCCTGA
- a CDS encoding GreA/GreB family elongation factor: MAQATRQVKLTRDGFERLQKTLDQEMNRLAEATRILQEQMETNSDTEDTGLEDAKREKMNIEARIEELEDTLARATVIEDHENEGRVELGAIVVLANETTKKDMKVQVVSAAEATVTGGSLPRVSEDSPVGKELMGRKKGETFVVNLDNGKQMKYKVKSIEY, translated from the coding sequence GTGGCACAGGCGACCAGACAGGTGAAGCTCACGCGGGACGGGTTCGAACGGCTCCAGAAGACGCTGGATCAGGAGATGAACCGCCTCGCGGAAGCGACCCGCATCCTGCAGGAGCAGATGGAAACCAACTCGGACACCGAGGACACCGGGCTGGAAGATGCCAAGCGCGAGAAGATGAACATCGAGGCGCGCATCGAGGAACTCGAGGACACCCTGGCCCGCGCGACCGTCATCGAGGATCACGAGAACGAGGGCCGCGTGGAACTCGGCGCGATCGTCGTGCTCGCCAACGAGACCACCAAGAAGGACATGAAGGTGCAGGTCGTCAGCGCCGCCGAGGCGACCGTCACCGGCGGCAGCCTGCCCCGCGTCAGCGAGGACAGCCCGGTCGGCAAGGAACTGATGGGCCGCAAAAAAGGGGAGACCTTCGTGGTGAACCTCGACAACGGCAAGCAGATGAAGTACAAGGTCAAGAGCATCGAGTACTGA
- the lysS gene encoding lysine--tRNA ligase yields the protein MSDGSPNRREGLHEQTVSRLNNLDAQVAAGFEAHPYTYPRTHHARDVLAAYPAGAVGEDGVPKWEAGQEWPEASFALAGRVTLMRHMGKAAFADLSDEHGKIQLHFSKQDTEHFDPTKKIDLGDIIGVRGFPFVTKTGQLTLRVTSWQPLVKSLHPLPSKFHGLQDEELRARRRYVDLMINPESREVYRTRSRMLRFIRNFLDSRDFMEVEGPTLQVVPGGTEAKPFKTFHNALGHEFSMRISLELYLKRLLVGGFERVYEIGRNYRNEGIDRTHNPEFTMLEAYFAYGDYNDMMVLVETLLHDLVVELKGEPKLTYQGRELDFSLPFRRLDFVTALKEQAGLDFDPLDLVKLREWSDVHHPEHRKTPDYKLLDKLGGEYVEPLLQNPTFLTDMPLAISPLVKVHRDREGLAERADLYVAGFELAPIYSELNDALDQRERFEAQTARRDAGDDEAHEQDEDFLLALEYGMPPTAGMGMGMDRLAMLMTDRDSIRDVLLFPLLRPEGAGAGAEDAVEATAG from the coding sequence ATGTCTGATGGTTCCCCCAACCGCCGCGAAGGTCTGCACGAGCAGACCGTCAGCCGCCTGAACAACCTGGACGCGCAGGTGGCCGCAGGTTTCGAGGCCCACCCCTACACGTACCCGCGCACGCATCACGCCCGTGACGTCCTGGCCGCCTACCCCGCAGGCGCCGTGGGCGAGGACGGCGTGCCGAAATGGGAGGCCGGGCAGGAGTGGCCCGAGGCCTCGTTCGCGCTGGCCGGGCGCGTGACCCTGATGCGCCACATGGGCAAGGCAGCCTTCGCGGACCTGAGTGACGAGCACGGCAAGATCCAGCTGCACTTCTCCAAGCAGGACACCGAGCACTTCGACCCCACGAAGAAGATCGACCTGGGCGACATCATCGGCGTGCGGGGCTTCCCGTTCGTCACGAAGACCGGGCAGCTGACGCTGCGCGTGACGTCCTGGCAGCCGCTGGTCAAGAGCCTGCACCCGCTGCCCAGCAAGTTCCACGGCCTGCAGGACGAGGAACTCCGCGCGCGGCGCCGCTACGTGGACCTGATGATCAACCCCGAGAGCCGCGAGGTGTACCGCACGCGCTCGCGGATGCTGCGCTTCATCCGGAACTTCCTCGACAGCCGTGACTTCATGGAGGTCGAGGGCCCCACGTTGCAGGTCGTCCCTGGCGGCACCGAGGCCAAGCCGTTCAAGACGTTCCACAACGCGCTGGGGCACGAGTTCAGCATGCGCATCAGCCTGGAGCTGTACCTCAAGCGGCTGCTGGTGGGCGGCTTCGAGCGGGTGTACGAGATCGGCCGCAACTACCGCAACGAGGGCATTGACCGGACGCACAACCCGGAATTCACGATGCTGGAAGCGTACTTCGCGTACGGCGACTACAACGACATGATGGTGCTCGTGGAGACGCTGCTGCACGATCTGGTCGTGGAACTCAAGGGCGAGCCGAAACTGACGTACCAGGGCCGCGAACTGGACTTCTCGCTGCCGTTCCGGCGACTCGATTTCGTGACGGCCCTGAAGGAGCAGGCGGGCCTGGACTTCGACCCACTGGATCTCGTGAAGTTGCGCGAGTGGAGTGACGTGCACCACCCCGAACACCGCAAGACCCCGGACTACAAGCTGCTGGACAAGCTGGGTGGCGAGTACGTCGAGCCGCTGCTGCAGAACCCGACCTTCCTGACGGATATGCCGCTGGCGATCAGTCCGCTGGTGAAGGTGCACCGTGACCGCGAAGGGCTGGCCGAGCGCGCCGACCTGTACGTGGCGGGTTTCGAGCTGGCGCCGATCTACTCGGAGTTGAACGACGCGCTGGATCAGCGGGAGCGCTTCGAGGCGCAGACGGCCCGCCGGGACGCCGGGGATGACGAGGCGCACGAGCAGGACGAGGACTTCCTGCTGGCGCTGGAGTACGGCATGCCGCCCACCGCCGGGATGGGCATGGGCATGGACCGTCTGGCGATGCTGATGACCGACCGGGATTCTATCCGGGACGTGCTGCTGTTCCCGCTGCTGCGTCCGGAGGGCGCGGGGGCCGGGGCAGAGGACGCGGTGGAAGCGACCGCCGGCTGA
- a CDS encoding ROK family protein codes for MLHADTHSPDTLDLAAIRARHTLLLLGLLWDRDLARVDIARELGLSRSAISSIVTELISVGLVQEVGTRGTGGVGRRATMLNLNTRAAALLAIDLGASHARVDALDLQCRPLASRTVPHDISRGPQPTYALLKDLTRQVLADAQLNAAQVALVGVGVPGPVDHDTGRVVQPPNMPGWDGENVRAALQDALNLEVLVDNDANLGALAEARFGAHRGIQDLIYVKVATGIGAGVLLGGRLHRGTRGGAGEIGHISINEQGPVGRSGNPGSLESYAAAQVIENHARSLRLQGHPSDLPDPITIEDLLTHAAHDPLARAVWEEAGHHLGVAISTTLNLFNPAAVIIGGRLAQAGDVLLRAIRVSAQSRTMRINADRTRIDLGTLGQDAGVMGAGAMMLDSLFTPRGLPHLYGIARMNQNARDLAGSRAPPPAPRPTPTLNAPVSHGGTP; via the coding sequence ATGCTGCACGCCGACACCCACAGCCCGGACACCCTGGACCTCGCGGCCATCCGCGCGCGGCACACCCTGCTGCTGCTCGGTCTGCTGTGGGACCGGGACCTGGCCCGCGTGGACATCGCCCGTGAACTGGGCCTGTCACGCAGCGCGATCAGCTCCATCGTCACGGAACTGATCAGCGTCGGGCTGGTGCAGGAGGTCGGCACGCGCGGCACCGGCGGAGTGGGGCGGCGCGCCACCATGCTGAACCTCAACACCCGCGCCGCCGCCCTGCTCGCTATCGACCTGGGCGCCAGCCACGCCCGCGTAGACGCCCTGGACCTCCAGTGCCGCCCCCTGGCCAGCCGCACCGTGCCGCACGACATCTCACGCGGCCCGCAGCCCACCTACGCCCTGCTGAAAGACCTGACCCGGCAGGTGCTCGCCGACGCGCAGCTGAACGCCGCGCAGGTCGCGCTGGTCGGCGTGGGCGTCCCCGGACCCGTCGACCACGACACGGGCCGCGTCGTGCAGCCCCCCAACATGCCCGGCTGGGACGGCGAGAACGTCCGCGCGGCCCTGCAGGACGCCCTGAACCTTGAAGTGCTCGTGGACAATGACGCCAACCTGGGCGCCCTGGCCGAGGCCCGCTTCGGCGCGCACCGCGGCATCCAGGACCTCATCTACGTGAAAGTCGCCACCGGCATCGGCGCGGGCGTGCTGCTCGGCGGGCGCCTGCACCGCGGCACGCGCGGCGGGGCCGGCGAGATCGGGCACATCAGCATCAACGAGCAGGGCCCGGTGGGCCGCAGCGGGAACCCCGGCAGTCTGGAAAGCTACGCCGCCGCGCAGGTCATCGAGAACCACGCCCGCAGCCTGCGCCTCCAGGGCCACCCCTCGGACCTGCCCGACCCCATCACCATCGAGGACCTGCTCACGCACGCCGCGCACGACCCCCTGGCCCGCGCCGTGTGGGAGGAAGCCGGGCACCATCTGGGCGTGGCGATCAGCACCACCCTGAACCTCTTCAACCCGGCCGCCGTGATCATCGGCGGGCGGCTGGCGCAGGCGGGGGACGTGCTGCTGCGCGCCATCCGCGTCAGCGCGCAGAGCCGCACCATGCGCATCAACGCCGACCGCACCCGCATCGACCTGGGCACCCTGGGTCAGGACGCCGGCGTGATGGGCGCCGGAGCCATGATGCTCGATTCGCTGTTCACCCCACGGGGCCTGCCGCACCTGTACGGCATCGCCCGCATGAACCAGAACGCCCGTGACCTCGCGGGCAGCCGCGCCCCACCCCCGGCCCCCCGGCCGACCCCCACCCTGAACGCACCCGTTTCTCACGGAGGAACACCATGA
- a CDS encoding ABC transporter substrate-binding protein: protein MKKALLLAAALAVTTSASAAGKLEIFSWWSGDEGPALEALIKLYKQKYPAVTVDNATVSGGAGTNAKAVLKTRMLGGTPPDSFQAHAGQELIGTWVVAGRMEDLSSLFKSEGWDKVFPKDLVKLISTNGKPWSVPVNVHRSNVMWYNPAKLKAWGVTAPKTWPEFLKTCSTLKAKGVAAPLVVGENWTQQHLWESVMIGTLGAANWENLWAGKLKFTDPKVVAGFTTFGKVMDCANKDASGLSWQQASDRIIDGTSAFNVMGDWAAGYFTTTKKLAPNTGFGWAPAPGTTKTFVMLADSFGLPKGAKDRTEALNWLKVLGSKAGQDAFNPLKGSIAARTDSDLSKYNTYSRSAAADWKSNKIVGSLVHGAVAPESFMSAFGAIIDQYVASRNSAGAAAAAQQLAVRAGISK from the coding sequence ATGAAAAAAGCACTGCTGCTCGCCGCCGCCCTCGCCGTCACCACCAGCGCCTCTGCCGCTGGCAAACTGGAGATCTTCTCCTGGTGGTCCGGTGACGAGGGTCCCGCCCTGGAAGCCCTGATCAAGCTGTACAAGCAGAAGTACCCTGCCGTGACCGTGGACAACGCCACCGTCTCCGGCGGCGCCGGCACGAACGCCAAGGCTGTCCTGAAGACCCGCATGCTGGGCGGCACGCCCCCCGACTCCTTCCAGGCGCACGCCGGTCAGGAACTCATCGGCACCTGGGTCGTCGCCGGGCGCATGGAGGACCTCAGCAGCCTCTTCAAGAGCGAGGGCTGGGACAAGGTCTTCCCCAAGGACCTCGTCAAGCTGATCAGCACGAACGGCAAGCCCTGGAGCGTGCCCGTGAACGTGCACCGCAGCAACGTCATGTGGTACAACCCCGCCAAACTCAAGGCCTGGGGCGTCACCGCGCCCAAGACCTGGCCCGAGTTCCTCAAGACCTGCTCCACCCTGAAAGCCAAGGGCGTCGCCGCGCCGCTGGTCGTCGGTGAGAACTGGACCCAGCAGCACCTCTGGGAGAGCGTCATGATCGGCACCCTGGGCGCTGCCAACTGGGAGAACCTGTGGGCCGGGAAACTGAAGTTCACGGACCCCAAGGTCGTCGCGGGCTTCACCACCTTCGGCAAGGTCATGGACTGCGCCAACAAGGACGCCAGCGGCCTCAGCTGGCAGCAGGCCAGCGACCGCATCATCGACGGGACCAGCGCGTTCAACGTCATGGGTGACTGGGCCGCCGGGTACTTCACCACCACCAAGAAACTCGCCCCGAACACCGGCTTCGGCTGGGCGCCCGCCCCCGGCACCACCAAGACCTTCGTGATGCTCGCCGACTCCTTCGGTCTGCCCAAGGGCGCCAAGGACCGCACCGAGGCCCTGAACTGGCTGAAAGTCCTGGGCAGCAAGGCCGGTCAGGACGCCTTCAACCCCCTCAAGGGCTCCATCGCCGCGCGTACCGACAGCGACCTGAGCAAGTACAACACCTACAGCAGGAGTGCCGCCGCCGACTGGAAGAGCAACAAGATCGTCGGCAGCCTCGTGCACGGCGCCGTCGCCCCCGAAAGCTTCATGAGCGCCTTCGGCGCAATCATCGACCAGTACGTCGCCAGCCGCAACAGCGCCGGGGCCGCCGCCGCCGCGCAGCAGCTGGCCGTGCGCGCCGGCATCAGCAAGTAA